One part of the Longimicrobium sp. genome encodes these proteins:
- a CDS encoding inositol-3-phosphate synthase — translation MRTDQYAPRPAGGRLGILLPGLGAVSTTFIAGVELARRGLARPIGSLTQYGTIRLGKRTDNRAPKISDFVPLASLNDIVFGAWDPFPQDAYESALNAGVLDRHEHIEPIRDFLQSIKPMPAAFDQRYVKKLEGINVKPGTSKRAWADALREDIRRFKQEKGCDRLVMVWCGSTEVYIK, via the coding sequence GTGCGCACCGACCAGTACGCGCCGCGCCCCGCGGGGGGCCGGCTGGGCATCCTGCTTCCCGGCCTTGGCGCCGTGTCGACGACCTTCATCGCGGGCGTGGAGCTGGCGCGCCGCGGGCTGGCGCGCCCCATCGGCAGCCTCACCCAGTACGGCACCATCCGCCTGGGCAAGCGCACCGACAACCGCGCGCCCAAGATCAGCGACTTCGTCCCTCTCGCCAGCCTGAACGACATCGTCTTCGGCGCCTGGGACCCGTTCCCGCAGGACGCCTACGAGTCGGCGCTGAACGCCGGCGTGCTGGACCGCCACGAGCACATCGAGCCCATCAGGGACTTCCTGCAGTCCATCAAGCCGATGCCCGCGGCGTTCGACCAGCGCTACGTGAAGAAGCTGGAGGGGATCAACGTCAAGCCCGGCACCAGCAAGCGCGCCTGGGCCGACGCGCTGCGCGAGGACATCCGCCGCTTCAAGCAGGAGAAGGGGTGCGACCGGCTGGTGATGGTGTGGTGCGGCAGCACCGAGGTGTACATCAAG